The DNA region TGTTCGGGAGGGACCTTGAAGTGCTTCCACATCACTCTGGGCGGGAGGCCCTCTAAGGGGGGCCACACCCCTTCCTCTCTTGTCCTTATGGATGGAGGGCTGGGCAGCCTCTAAGATGTGCTCCAGGTTGAAGGTGCTGTGTCCAAGGGTGCCtgagtctgaggtcttctttaGCTACCGCTGGCAGCCCAGGGCACCAGAGCATCACTGACATGAAGCAGGCAGGAGAGGATGAGATAGACGAGGTCCTCCCAGGGGTCTGCAGGgctggatggggtggggggtgagacCCTGGGGTGCTCCCACCTGGCGCTCTTCTGAGAGCATGGGCAGGTGAGTGGCTGCACTTTTGTCTTGCTGAGTGGCCCCTGTAGGCCCTTCGAGGCCCCCAAAGGTCACAGGTGCACTCTGGGATATCTGGGTGGGggcaaaggaggaaaagaggcagcccctcccccctctcttAGCCCCTGCCTCAGGGAGGACGGGAGGCCAAGGGGAAGCCAGCCCCTGGGCTTCTGACAGTCTTCACCTTGGTTCAGGCCAACCCCTTtgttctctgggcctcggtttcctctctGAGACCAAACCCTTGTACCACCTACCTTGAAAGGTGTTATGCAAATAAGAGACATTGTAATGAGTTGTTGGGGACTTGGACCCCTTTCTCCAGGAAAGAGGCCTCAGCTTCTCCTATTAAACTGTTAAGGCATGTGGAATGCACCGTGATTTACCCAAATGGCCAAATGTTGCCTGATGAAATGTGGTCGTTCACAAGCAGCCAACAGCGCTTCACAGCAGGTGAGCCTGCCTCCTGGTTCCCTGTGTTTCCTGAGAGAGCTGGCACCTTTGCTGGAAGATTCCTGGGAGCAGGGAGGGTGCCCTCTGCTTCCTCATACTCCAAATGCTGGGTTCACAGTTGGCCTGTAAAATAGActtagagctggaaggaacccTCAAACTCAAAAGTTCTGTGCTAGATGAGCGATCATGGCCACAGTTCCACCGGGTGTGCACACCCTTTGCAATGGGACGTGACCATGCTCCCAGGGAGTGGAGTCAATTTCCCGCCCCTTGAATCGTGACCGGGATTAGCCAATAAAATGCAATGGAAGTGATGTTATACAAGTTCAAGGCTGGGCTCCAGAGACTTTGCAGCTTCTGCCTTGACCCTCTTAGGCGCCAGGAAGGGATCTGGTATAGCCAACTGGAGGAAGAGAGGCCACCGGAGGAGAACCGGGGCCccccgtgccccccacccccacccccgggccaACAGTGAGACCTACTGCCCAACACATGAGTTAGGCCCTCATGGATCTTACAGCCTGGCTGATCTCCCCGCTGAGCAGGGCTGCTGGAGTGAGCCCAGGGAAACCAGCCCTGCTACAGCACCGCAGAAAGAATAAACCATTGTTGTCTAAGCTGAGGGTGGCCTGTTACACAGCACAGGCTAACTGAAGCCCGGGGCGGGGAAGGGACTCACCCAAGGTCCCACAGTGAGGCAGAGACCAGGTCCGACTATGACCAGGTTTCCCCGCTGCCCCCTAGAGCCCTTCCCACCACAGCGTCCTGCAGCCCAGTTAATCAGCACAGCCTGGTGGGGGTGGCTATGTGGGGTGCAAACCAAGCAGGCTCTTCCCACTTCTCCCTGAGTCATAAAGGGTTGGCTGACGTCCACACAGGCTTCCCCTGCCCATCATCACTTAGGAAGAAGATATGGTTCATCCCATTCTAAAGATAGTGAAGCTGAGACCAAGAGCTGATGGGCAACTTGCTGACAGCCACATAGCTTGTTAACAGCAAAGCTCTGACTCAAACCCACTCAAACCTCTTAGGGCCACTTAGGATCCTTCCCACTGGCTCCCAGGAAGGAGACCAGCAGGTGATGAAGTTCCCTCCAAGGGTCAGTCTCTCAGGGGCACAGACACATACGCAACACACACAaacctaccacacacacacacacaaacacatcccatacacacaatacacacatacgtaccacacacagacacgcatcgtgttggtctctctctctctctctccgtttCCCTCTATCTCTCCTTCCCAACCCTCCATCTTCAATCAGCCTACCGCTAATGGACCatatactttattaaaaatatatagttacaAACTCCATTGTCAACCTGGGCTGGGCCTGCAGGCCCAGAGGGCCCACAGGGAGGGATGGCCCTTACCCTGCTCCTTGAGGTCCCACTTCTGCACCCAAACCCAGTACTATCCACGGGCCAAGAGAGCTGGCTCTGAGGGTCTCAAGGGACCAGCCAGCTGGGCAGGGGAAGGTTGGGCTTGAGGGGTGCGGAGTGCGAGGGTGCACCTCCTCGCCCTGCAGGTACAAATGGCAGAAGGTGGATGTGGTGCCTCCATCTCTCCATTTATAGATATTTACGAAAGAAAGTCATGAGCAACAGACCACAGTCATGCAAAAGAAACgcacacccctcccaccccctcaaaCTAACCACCGGCCCACCCCGGAACCCCCAGATGCCCACCCCCCGACAGTCCAGCCGCCTTCCCCAAGGTTCTGAGAGCAAAGGGGGAATGTCCTTGAAGGGTCGGTGGGGAAAGGGTGGTGGGTCTGGGGTTCCTGAGCCGCCAGTGGGTAGGTGCTGGAGAACCCAGGCTGACCAGACCGAGGGTATCCTGGCTCTTTCCCAGGCCTGGGTTCTGGAGTCAGTAGGAAGGGGCCTCCCAGTCTCTGAAGCCCCCAGCTCTCTCCAGAAGGTCCATGGAGCCAGGGTGAGCCACTGTGTCCTGAGTGCGGTGGAGGTGTCCTGGCGGCCCACCCCCGGAAGAGGCTCTGGTGGGAAGCGAGAGGGCGGGCCTGGAGGTCAGATGGCGGACTCCCTGCGGTAGGAGATGTTGTCCAGCGGGAGGGTGGCTTGCATGCGCTCCAGATCCAGGTGGCTGCCAAACTCCAGCATCCGGATGATGCCCGCCTCCTCCTTGGAGCCTGCCTCCAGGCCCAGGCCCGCGGCCACGGCGGCAGCGGCCGCggcctcctcctccatctcctcttcctcctggctCATGAGGGCCAGCTCGTTCTCATAGCAGAAGGCACTGGGCGGGGGCGGTGGGGCGGGCAGCACGGTGATCTTACTCTCCTGCAGCTCCCGGGCGGAGCAGCAGGGCGTGCCGGCCACCTCGTAGGTCTTGTGGAAGCGCGAGTAGTCCACCTTGTAGTGGCTCTTCTCCTCAAAGACCACGGGCTCGAAGCGGTGACCCCATAGGATCTCGCTGGCCAGGTAGGAGCTGCGGGCCTGGGTGGTCATGGCCGTGGCCTCCACCATGCCCTCCAGGATGACCACGATCTCAAAGTCCTCCGACTCCAGCTCCTCCTTGCCCATGCCGTAGAGCGGGCTGTCCTCGTCGATCTCGTGGACGATGATGATGGGCGACACCAGGAAGATGCGGTCCAGGCCGATGTCGTAGCCCACGTTGAGGTCCCGCTGGTCCAGCGGCAGGTACTCGCCCTCCTGGGTCATGTAGGGCTTGATGAGCTGGGCCCGCACGTGGGCCTCCACGATGTGGCTCTTGCGCAGGTTGCCCACGCGCCACATCAGGCAGAGCTTGCCGTCGCGCACCGAGATGACCGCGTGGTGGCTGAACAGCAGCGTCTGCGCCCGCTTCTTGGGCCGGGCCATCTTGGCCATGATGGTGCCGATCATGAAGGAGTCGATGACGCAGCCCACGATGGACTGGACCACCACGGCGATGACCGCCAGCGGGCACTCCTCCGTCACGCATCGGAACCCATAGCCGATGGTAGTCTGCGTCTCCACGGAGAACAGGAAGGCACCCAGGAAGCCGTTCACATGCATGATGCAGGGCTTGGCGGCCGCCGgggccgccccgccccctcccgccaCCGGGGCCCCCGCCGCGGCCCCCGCCGGGCCGGCCTCCAGGTCACCGTGGAAGAAGGCGATGCACCAGAAGAGGAGG from Pseudorca crassidens isolate mPseCra1 chromosome 11, mPseCra1.hap1, whole genome shotgun sequence includes:
- the KCNJ4 gene encoding inward rectifier potassium channel 4, giving the protein MHGHSRNGQAHVPRRKRRNRFVKKNGQCNVYFANLSNKSQRYMADIFTTCVDTRWRYMLMIFSAAFLVSWLFFGLLFWCIAFFHGDLEAGPAGAAAGAPVAGGGGAAPAAAKPCIMHVNGFLGAFLFSVETQTTIGYGFRCVTEECPLAVIAVVVQSIVGCVIDSFMIGTIMAKMARPKKRAQTLLFSHHAVISVRDGKLCLMWRVGNLRKSHIVEAHVRAQLIKPYMTQEGEYLPLDQRDLNVGYDIGLDRIFLVSPIIIVHEIDEDSPLYGMGKEELESEDFEIVVILEGMVEATAMTTQARSSYLASEILWGHRFEPVVFEEKSHYKVDYSRFHKTYEVAGTPCCSARELQESKITVLPAPPPPPSAFCYENELALMSQEEEEMEEEAAAAAAVAAGLGLEAGSKEEAGIIRMLEFGSHLDLERMQATLPLDNISYRRESAI